A single Bacteroidales bacterium DNA region contains:
- a CDS encoding efflux RND transporter periplasmic adaptor subunit, protein NKFTGKVSSVANLAVNKDGSNKIKVFPVEIYLNETHENLLPGLTVSCRIIVDKLEGMLYIPIEAIHNEAGRNIVYKKISGGYEKVEVETGRSNSDFTIIANGLEEGDEVALIDPFYEAKTNGESTTNQEN, encoded by the coding sequence AAAATAAATTTACTGGAAAGGTGAGCTCTGTAGCTAATTTGGCTGTAAATAAAGATGGATCCAACAAGATCAAAGTATTTCCGGTAGAAATATACCTGAATGAAACGCATGAGAACCTGTTACCCGGCTTAACGGTAAGTTGCCGGATCATTGTTGATAAACTTGAGGGCATGCTGTATATTCCTATTGAGGCAATTCATAATGAAGCCGGAAGAAATATTGTTTACAAGAAAATATCCGGCGGGTATGAAAAAGTCGAAGTGGAAACAGGAAGGAGTAATTCCGACTTTACCATTATTGCAAACGGATTGGAAGAAGGAGATGAGGTAGCTTTGATTGATCCGTTCTACGAGGCAAAAACCAATGGCGAATCTACTACTAATCAGGAAAATTGA
- a CDS encoding efflux RND transporter periplasmic adaptor subunit, protein MKTHHHLYQIYLFVLFTALFFLSCGNKEDSADHDESLSGGKTIIESGTLEAINNKLFILPRYSMYWWEMRIIGLAEHGTMVSEGDSIIQIDPAEVNKFILERETNLETQIANLEKLYVDQANIISDLESRIRGETSSFNLKKIELESSRFETERQHSIKKLEFKQAEITLAKEKRKLELAKIINENNMKIQKIRVRQIENDLEDFKRIVPLLTIRTPVAGVFQRGRNVRTGSMLNVGDMAMPSYSMGNVPVLKWMKVNTFINENDFLKIKVGQKMAVRLDALPEVVFKGEIAYIGRLCHPREWNSRQKVFDVEVKMMEPDERLKPGMTVSCEFLADN, encoded by the coding sequence ATGAAAACACACCACCATCTGTATCAAATATATTTATTCGTTTTATTTACCGCATTGTTCTTTCTTTCATGCGGAAATAAAGAGGATAGTGCTGATCATGATGAAAGCCTCTCAGGAGGAAAAACCATCATTGAATCGGGGACACTTGAGGCCATTAACAACAAACTCTTCATATTGCCCCGTTATTCCATGTATTGGTGGGAGATGAGGATTATCGGACTAGCCGAACACGGGACAATGGTCAGCGAGGGTGATTCAATCATACAGATAGATCCCGCAGAAGTCAATAAATTCATCCTCGAAAGAGAAACCAATCTTGAAACCCAAATAGCCAACCTTGAAAAATTATATGTTGATCAGGCCAATATAATCAGTGATCTGGAATCCAGAATCAGGGGTGAAACATCATCATTCAACCTGAAAAAGATCGAACTGGAATCATCACGTTTCGAAACGGAGCGTCAGCACTCCATCAAAAAACTCGAATTCAAACAGGCAGAAATTACACTCGCCAAGGAAAAACGTAAACTGGAACTCGCTAAGATCATCAACGAGAACAATATGAAGATACAGAAGATCAGGGTACGTCAAATAGAAAATGATCTGGAGGACTTCAAAAGGATTGTGCCGTTGCTCACCATTCGTACTCCCGTGGCCGGGGTGTTTCAACGTGGAAGGAACGTGCGTACCGGCAGTATGCTGAATGTAGGCGATATGGCTATGCCGAGCTACAGTATGGGAAACGTACCTGTGTTGAAGTGGATGAAGGTAAACACCTTTATCAATGAAAATGATTTTCTTAAGATAAAAGTAGGACAAAAGATGGCCGTACGTCTTGATGCTTTGCCTGAAGTCGTTTTCAAAGGTGAGATAGCTTATATAGGACGGCTTTGCCATCCCAGGGAATGGAACTCGCGTCAGAAAGTTTTCGATGTGGAGGTAAAAATGATGGAGCCTGATGAAAGGTTAAAACCTGGTATGACAGTAAGTTGTGAATTTTTAGCAGATAATTGA
- a CDS encoding ABC transporter permease, with protein MHYKENMRLAISGLIEHKLRSFLTMLGIIFGVASVIAMLSIGEGAKREAIAKYQDLGVNNIIVREKKLSETELEEVRAKFSPGLSLKDANSIKEVVPGIVKIASQAEISTEVKYADKSVKSTVIGVTPNYLEMMNYRSKQGDLINDQHYERRLKVCVLGAGVATSLFGYEDPVGNMIKIEDQWLEVIGILEPKTLFTETVGELAARDLNTDVYVPLSSFLNRFNRESPLASEIQQITAQVDNSNYLLEASRLINEILKRHHFNNSDYNIVIPFELLKQEEKERQIYNFLLGAIAAISLIVGGIGIMNIMLATVMERTREIGTRRAIGARKADIKSQFICEAVAISIVGGIIGVILGVTLSLTVSLFTDITTYVRLYSVLIAFTFSVIVGISFGYLPAKNAANLNPVDSMRYE; from the coding sequence ATGCACTACAAGGAAAATATGCGTTTGGCAATCAGTGGACTGATTGAACACAAACTACGGTCGTTTCTAACCATGCTGGGTATTATTTTCGGGGTAGCATCGGTTATTGCCATGCTTTCAATAGGTGAAGGTGCTAAACGAGAAGCTATTGCAAAATACCAGGACCTGGGGGTGAACAACATCATTGTACGGGAGAAAAAGCTTTCGGAAACCGAACTTGAAGAGGTAAGGGCAAAGTTTTCCCCGGGATTGTCGCTAAAAGATGCCAATTCCATTAAAGAGGTCGTTCCGGGTATTGTGAAAATAGCTTCCCAGGCCGAAATAAGTACCGAAGTGAAATATGCCGACAAATCGGTAAAATCGACAGTTATAGGAGTTACTCCTAATTATTTGGAAATGATGAATTATAGGAGTAAGCAGGGTGACCTGATCAATGATCAACATTATGAAAGAAGGTTGAAAGTGTGTGTACTGGGAGCGGGTGTGGCAACCAGCTTGTTCGGATACGAGGATCCAGTAGGAAACATGATAAAGATAGAGGATCAATGGCTCGAAGTAATCGGAATACTCGAACCGAAAACTCTTTTTACCGAAACAGTAGGTGAATTGGCGGCAAGGGACCTGAATACCGATGTGTATGTACCTTTGTCCTCATTTCTTAACCGTTTCAACCGTGAATCTCCTCTTGCCAGTGAAATACAGCAGATCACTGCCCAGGTGGATAATTCGAATTACCTGCTGGAAGCTTCCAGGCTGATCAATGAAATATTGAAAAGACACCATTTCAATAATAGTGATTATAATATCGTAATTCCATTCGAACTGCTCAAACAGGAAGAAAAAGAACGGCAGATATACAATTTCTTGTTGGGTGCAATTGCTGCTATTTCATTGATAGTCGGTGGGATCGGCATCATGAATATCATGCTGGCAACCGTGATGGAACGAACACGCGAAATAGGGACGCGAAGGGCCATAGGCGCACGAAAAGCGGATATTAAAAGCCAATTTATATGTGAAGCGGTGGCTATAAGTATTGTGGGAGGGATTATAGGTGTAATACTTGGTGTTACACTCTCGCTGACAGTATCGCTGTTTACAGACATTACTACCTATGTGCGGTTGTATTCTGTTCTGATAGCATTTACTTTCTCAGTGATAGTAGGTATTAGTTTTGGTTATCTTCCTGCAAAAAATGCTGCCAACCTGAATCCGGTGGATTCTATGCGTTATGAATAA
- a CDS encoding TolC family protein translates to MKRVILAVCILIISFPALKSQTYHLSLEESIEIAKKLSHSIQNLLQEKIIAENDLKATTALLRTNVNMNFTIPQFTETIREWEDSTGISFFAVKTLRGTGRLNISQPLPTDGTITLSTGLSSINDYNTDKRATTFNTRIGLSQPLNSFWGYNTIRSDLKRARLNYERTNKELKREELDLIYVVSSSYYSLLMLQKGTEIAQMNLERQTEAYEISKNKYEAGLIREVENLQMEVDLAEAQNSYDISIQGLKASTNSFKRLLGLELDALVTLKSELNSYMIYEVDPEKAVRMAIQNRLEIRDREIQIELQQLQIKRQKSQGRPQASLEASWERIGVSNLNISEAFSNSVSHSWDDLKYRPSNYMVGLTLYIPIIDWGRNRSLIRAAEARQKQNYLNKTDQERSIEVEVRNLVADIQTTLKRLQLLEKNISIAEKSYNITLKRYTDGDIDSQALALERNRLNSAQRNHLQAFVDYQLLLSDLTRKTFYDFQTDHPIE, encoded by the coding sequence ATGAAAAGAGTCATCCTTGCCGTCTGTATTTTAATCATTTCATTTCCTGCATTAAAATCACAAACCTACCACCTTTCGCTGGAAGAAAGTATTGAAATAGCCAAAAAGTTAAGCCATAGCATACAAAACCTGTTACAGGAAAAAATAATTGCTGAAAATGATTTGAAAGCAACCACAGCCCTGTTGCGTACCAATGTGAATATGAATTTCACCATTCCCCAGTTTACTGAAACCATACGTGAATGGGAGGACAGTACAGGTATCTCATTTTTTGCCGTAAAAACCCTGAGGGGTACGGGCAGGTTAAATATTTCACAACCCTTGCCCACAGATGGAACAATAACTCTTTCAACAGGATTGTCCTCCATCAACGACTATAATACGGACAAACGCGCCACTACTTTCAATACCCGCATCGGATTAAGCCAACCGCTCAATTCTTTTTGGGGATATAATACGATCAGGTCTGATCTCAAACGGGCACGGTTGAATTATGAACGTACCAATAAGGAATTGAAACGGGAGGAGTTGGATTTGATATATGTGGTCAGCAGTTCATATTACAGTCTTCTCATGTTACAAAAGGGGACTGAAATAGCACAGATGAACCTTGAAAGGCAAACCGAAGCCTATGAAATATCCAAGAATAAATACGAGGCCGGGCTGATACGTGAGGTGGAAAACCTTCAGATGGAAGTCGATCTGGCAGAAGCACAGAATAGTTATGATATATCGATCCAGGGACTTAAAGCTTCTACCAATTCTTTTAAACGATTGCTTGGTTTGGAACTGGATGCATTGGTTACCTTAAAAAGTGAATTGAACAGTTATATGATATATGAGGTTGATCCCGAAAAAGCAGTACGGATGGCAATACAAAACCGGCTGGAGATCAGGGATAGGGAAATACAGATAGAACTGCAGCAGTTACAGATCAAAAGACAGAAATCCCAGGGCAGGCCACAGGCCAGCCTGGAAGCATCATGGGAGAGGATAGGGGTGAGTAACCTGAATATATCCGAAGCTTTTTCTAATTCAGTCTCCCATTCGTGGGATGATCTCAAATATCGTCCATCCAATTATATGGTAGGGCTTACCCTGTATATACCTATTATTGACTGGGGTAGGAACAGGTCATTGATAAGGGCCGCCGAAGCGAGGCAAAAACAGAATTACCTCAATAAGACGGATCAGGAACGCAGTATAGAGGTGGAAGTACGTAATCTGGTGGCAGACATTCAGACTACATTGAAGCGTTTGCAATTGTTGGAAAAGAACATCAGCATTGCTGAAAAGAGTTATAACATAACCCTTAAACGTTATACCGACGGAGATATTGACAGTCAGGCGCTGGCATTGGAACGTAACCGCTTGAATTCAGCCCAGAGAAACCATTTACAAGCATTTGTCGACTATCAGTTGTTACTTTCCGACCTTACAAGAAAGACCTTTTATGATTTCCAGACCGATCATCCGATAGAATGA
- a CDS encoding TonB-dependent receptor translates to MMPDKLFIGNVILCLVFLLFALPVRGQTDDDVITTQDSIAVVTITGERLSYDLSSPTPVQSLRGKALERVNSLSVADAVRYFSGMQVKDYGGIGGLKTVNIRSMGSQHVGVFYDGIQLGNAQNGVIDLGKFSLDNMEAIDMYNAQKSDIFQSAKDFGSAGTIYMTSVKPAFREGEKTKIKVQNRTALFEGTRSPLIYGLTNPSVLWQQKLGDNVSGSFSAEYTNSNGKYRFEDVVYSNNGSVAYDTVEIRQKSDIGSFRAEAGLSGTITGGEWNSKLYFYDSERGIPGPTVREVSWRDQRMWDRNFFVQSSFRKKIGERYDFKVNGKYAYDYTRFMSQDPALKYYDNRYKQQELYLSLINLYRIFPVWKVNLSTDFQYNRMYANLENFSEPQRYTTLVALATSLDLDRLNLQASVLGNIVREKVKMNAASPDKNVFTPAFFASYKPFKKESFYIRAFYKKIFRMPTFNDLYYTLIGNSALKPELAVQYNAGITGERFFNHPFFYRVSISADGYYNEIKNKIVAFPGGQQFRWTMLNLGKVEIKGIDISIDATCRIGQLYITPRLSYTHQKAIDVTDPTDNYYRDQIPYTPWHDGSVTLNLLYRTWNLNYSFIYVGERYDSPANIRENYLQPWYTHDMSVTKDIEWSKVRFKITAEVNNLLNQYYAVILNYPMPGRNYRLTLTLNI, encoded by the coding sequence ATGATGCCGGATAAATTATTTATCGGGAATGTAATCCTCTGTCTGGTGTTTCTTTTGTTTGCCCTACCTGTCCGGGGACAAACTGATGACGATGTTATTACCACGCAGGACAGCATAGCGGTAGTTACTATTACCGGCGAACGGTTATCGTATGATTTGTCCTCGCCCACACCTGTGCAAAGCCTTAGGGGAAAGGCTTTGGAACGTGTCAATAGCCTGTCGGTAGCCGATGCCGTACGTTATTTTTCCGGAATGCAGGTAAAGGACTATGGGGGAATAGGAGGGTTGAAAACCGTGAACATCCGTAGTATGGGATCCCAGCATGTAGGAGTATTCTATGATGGCATACAACTGGGAAACGCGCAGAACGGCGTAATCGATCTGGGTAAATTTTCACTGGATAATATGGAGGCCATTGATATGTACAATGCACAGAAAAGTGATATTTTCCAGTCGGCAAAGGATTTTGGTTCGGCAGGAACTATTTACATGACATCCGTCAAACCCGCTTTCAGGGAAGGGGAGAAAACCAAAATAAAAGTACAAAACCGCACTGCTCTTTTTGAAGGGACCAGATCACCTCTTATATATGGGCTTACTAATCCTTCTGTCCTCTGGCAACAAAAGCTGGGGGATAATGTAAGCGGGTCTTTTAGCGCGGAATACACCAATTCCAACGGGAAATACCGGTTCGAAGATGTTGTATACAGCAATAACGGCAGTGTTGCCTATGATACGGTGGAAATACGGCAAAAAAGCGATATCGGGTCTTTCCGTGCAGAGGCCGGACTGAGCGGTACTATCACCGGCGGGGAATGGAATTCCAAACTTTACTTTTACGATTCGGAGAGGGGAATTCCGGGTCCTACCGTCAGGGAAGTATCCTGGCGCGACCAAAGGATGTGGGACCGTAACTTTTTCGTACAGTCCTCTTTCCGGAAAAAAATCGGGGAACGATATGATTTCAAGGTAAATGGAAAATATGCTTATGACTATACGCGTTTCATGAGCCAGGATCCGGCGCTCAAATATTATGACAACCGCTATAAGCAGCAGGAACTCTATCTTTCATTGATCAACCTGTACCGGATCTTTCCTGTATGGAAAGTCAACCTTTCCACCGATTTCCAGTACAACCGAATGTATGCCAACCTGGAGAATTTTTCAGAACCACAAAGGTATACCACTTTGGTGGCATTGGCCACATCGTTAGATCTTGACCGATTAAACCTGCAAGCCAGCGTATTGGGTAATATTGTCAGGGAAAAAGTAAAGATGAATGCCGCTTCTCCTGATAAAAATGTCTTTACACCTGCATTTTTCGCATCATACAAGCCGTTCAAAAAAGAAAGCTTCTATATACGGGCTTTTTATAAAAAGATATTCCGTATGCCGACCTTCAATGATTTGTATTATACCTTGATAGGGAACAGCGCATTGAAACCGGAACTTGCCGTACAATATAATGCCGGTATCACTGGCGAACGTTTCTTTAACCATCCTTTTTTTTACCGGGTAAGTATCTCTGCCGACGGATATTACAATGAAATCAAAAACAAGATAGTGGCTTTCCCCGGAGGACAGCAATTCCGCTGGACCATGCTTAATTTAGGTAAAGTAGAGATAAAAGGAATAGATATCTCGATCGATGCTACCTGCCGGATCGGCCAGCTGTACATTACCCCGCGGTTATCGTATACCCACCAGAAAGCCATTGATGTGACCGATCCCACCGATAATTATTACAGGGATCAGATACCCTATACTCCTTGGCATGACGGCTCGGTAACCCTTAACCTGCTTTACAGGACATGGAACCTGAATTATAGTTTCATTTATGTCGGTGAGAGATATGACAGTCCGGCCAATATAAGGGAGAATTACCTCCAGCCGTGGTATACCCATGATATGTCCGTAACAAAGGATATTGAATGGAGTAAGGTCCGGTTTAAAATTACCGCTGAAGTAAATAACCTGCTGAATCAGTACTATGCGGTAATTCTCAATTATCCCATGCCGGGACGTAATTACAGGTTAACCCTTACATTAAATATCTGA
- a CDS encoding YncE family protein, translated as MIIGIITGLLFVFSTYSCRKDETIPEPDPIVVDTTQSEITAVKGFYLLNEGNMGSNKASLDYYDYATKTYTKNIYGSVNPAIVRLGDVGNDLQIYGNRLYAVINCSNLVEVMDVATTKSITNFKLDNCRYITFHDGKAYVSSYVAPVEFNPEAQPGIVAEFDTVTYRMLRSVTVGYQPEEMAIVGNKLYVANSGGYRFPDYDNTISVIDLNTFTVSHSIEVAYNLHHLKVDSEGDLYVSSRGDYYDIASNLLVIDTKTDKIKKSFGIPASNMCVNGDSLYVYSVEWNYNSGKNTVTYAIIDTKTEEIVSRNFITDGTDEEIKIPYGLAIDPISKDIYVTDAKNYVTPGTLYCFDREGKKKWSVTTGDIPAHIAFVTE; from the coding sequence ATAATTATCGGGATCATTACAGGTTTATTATTTGTCTTTTCTACTTATTCATGCAGGAAAGACGAAACTATTCCCGAACCGGACCCAATTGTAGTGGATACGACCCAAAGTGAAATAACTGCCGTTAAAGGTTTTTATTTACTGAATGAAGGGAATATGGGGAGTAACAAAGCCTCTCTCGACTATTATGATTATGCCACGAAAACATATACGAAAAATATTTATGGTTCTGTAAATCCGGCCATTGTCAGGTTAGGGGATGTGGGTAACGATTTACAGATTTATGGCAACCGGTTGTATGCGGTAATCAATTGTTCGAATCTGGTAGAAGTGATGGATGTGGCTACGACCAAGAGTATCACAAATTTCAAGCTGGATAACTGCCGGTATATTACTTTTCATGATGGAAAAGCTTATGTCAGTTCATATGTCGCGCCGGTTGAATTCAATCCCGAAGCCCAGCCCGGTATTGTAGCGGAATTCGATACCGTAACTTACCGGATGTTACGTAGTGTCACAGTAGGTTATCAACCTGAAGAAATGGCAATTGTGGGAAATAAACTATATGTGGCTAATTCCGGAGGGTATCGGTTTCCCGACTATGATAATACTATATCTGTTATCGATCTGAATACTTTTACGGTTTCCCATAGCATAGAAGTGGCCTATAATCTTCATCATTTAAAAGTCGATTCCGAAGGTGATTTATATGTAAGTTCCCGCGGTGATTATTATGATATTGCCTCTAATTTATTAGTTATAGATACAAAAACCGATAAAATAAAGAAATCGTTCGGTATACCTGCCTCTAATATGTGTGTAAACGGCGATTCCCTATATGTATATAGTGTGGAATGGAATTATAATTCCGGGAAAAATACAGTTACATATGCAATTATTGATACTAAAACGGAAGAAATAGTCAGCCGCAATTTCATTACCGACGGAACGGATGAAGAAATCAAAATACCATATGGACTGGCTATTGATCCTATATCAAAAGATATTTATGTAACAGATGCCAAAAATTATGTTACCCCCGGTACACTCTATTGTTTCGATAGGGAAGGAAAAAAGAAATGGAGTGTAACTACGGGTGATATTCCCGCACATATTGCTTTTGTAACGGAATAA
- a CDS encoding TlpA family protein disulfide reductase, whose product MRTLLFLFCFFLFCDGSILAQTKSNYPLKEWLGEGEFIIAGKVLNKPTDMKSWQLAVTGYLSNEGFEIPVKEDGSFEKAIPVTDVQDIYLYLGNDAITIFSFPGDKIQVSFDGHRQIETLEIKGTTEARNKELDLCLRIYRNFRKDFLKNSGLAYDRQKSPKEKSDQLNEYYDKKINLIRTFETEKGTFPFLRKFQDGAYFEVARIAAGIDGILPEIHCDYPRMSLTSITTNGNTTDTIKNSVPNYQLLDYRTFRTVPEYRDFLENYLRNQSKKTFSWSIGYPEQDDSNYINRYTSLSERYIFGKESLEPVPPIRDWYLSSMIHSALTYQPLKDVDSLYHDFLNICESKEYLSILTPKYQQALLLAPGQPAPDFELKNVDGKMVRLSDFRGKIVYMDFWGRGCGPCIYEFQNSKEEFQQKYGTGDIVFIYVCVDSKEPQWRQAVEQYQLKGVNLIAEGWTKHPACKAYNVEGIPHYVLIDKEGKIVNNKCDRPSSMLYQGENSELEKLLSQYK is encoded by the coding sequence ATGAGAACATTATTATTTCTTTTCTGTTTTTTCCTGTTTTGTGACGGTAGTATTCTTGCTCAAACTAAAAGCAATTACCCTTTGAAAGAGTGGCTTGGCGAAGGTGAATTTATAATTGCCGGAAAGGTATTGAATAAGCCTACTGACATGAAATCATGGCAATTAGCCGTAACAGGGTATTTATCCAATGAAGGTTTTGAGATACCTGTCAAGGAAGACGGATCTTTTGAAAAAGCAATTCCGGTCACCGATGTGCAGGATATTTATCTCTACTTAGGCAACGACGCAATTACAATATTCTCTTTTCCGGGTGATAAGATTCAAGTATCATTCGACGGGCATAGGCAAATCGAAACACTTGAAATAAAGGGAACAACCGAGGCAAGGAATAAAGAATTGGACTTATGTCTCAGGATATACCGAAACTTCAGGAAAGATTTCCTGAAAAATTCAGGCCTTGCCTATGACCGTCAGAAATCCCCCAAAGAAAAATCAGACCAATTGAATGAATATTATGATAAAAAAATAAACCTTATCCGTACTTTCGAAACGGAAAAAGGAACTTTCCCTTTCCTTCGTAAATTTCAGGATGGTGCTTATTTCGAAGTTGCCAGGATAGCTGCAGGAATAGACGGAATACTTCCGGAAATACATTGTGATTATCCGCGAATGTCTCTTACCAGCATTACTACAAACGGGAATACTACAGATACGATCAAAAACAGTGTTCCTAATTATCAATTATTAGATTACAGGACTTTTCGTACAGTACCTGAATATCGTGATTTCCTGGAAAATTATCTCCGTAATCAGAGTAAAAAGACTTTTTCCTGGAGCATAGGTTATCCTGAGCAGGATGATTCTAACTATATTAATAGATATACTTCCTTATCCGAACGTTATATTTTCGGGAAGGAATCATTGGAACCTGTACCACCGATCCGGGATTGGTATCTGTCCAGTATGATCCATTCGGCCCTGACTTATCAGCCTTTAAAAGATGTTGATTCGTTGTATCATGATTTTCTCAATATATGTGAATCCAAAGAATATCTCTCCATATTGACCCCAAAATACCAGCAGGCGCTACTTCTTGCTCCCGGACAACCCGCACCTGATTTTGAGCTGAAAAACGTGGATGGGAAGATGGTCCGGCTTTCAGACTTCCGGGGAAAAATCGTTTATATGGACTTTTGGGGACGGGGATGTGGCCCATGCATTTACGAATTTCAAAATTCGAAGGAAGAATTTCAGCAAAAATACGGTACAGGAGATATTGTGTTCATTTATGTATGTGTAGATTCGAAAGAACCCCAATGGCGGCAAGCTGTAGAACAATACCAACTGAAAGGAGTAAACCTGATTGCCGAAGGATGGACGAAACATCCGGCCTGCAAGGCATATAATGTGGAAGGAATACCACATTATGTACTGATCGATAAAGAAGGGAAAATTGTCAATAATAAATGTGACAGGCCTTCTTCTATGCTCTATCAGGGAGAAAACAGTGAACTGGAAAAATTACTATCGCAATACAAATAA
- a CDS encoding DUF5074 domain-containing protein has product MKKYLLTCLVSLMVVLNGCYKDDIDDLNDKYDKLSGEQQALQEEQQRQAELLKNYQALLNALNQKLTVTGFSETTEGYLITFSDGSTMEVKHGNVGQDGVDGTDGQSGIDGTNGQDGTSAPVITSIKQIGNQLVFFFSDGSTIRISMFPTDFSKGTFILNEGNMSNETGKLTYIDPYGVIYDSAYIKVNGSKLGNVCQDMFIYKDKMYIMSQNGKNDGRLVIADAKTLKKEQGFDAEISVTWPTHVAVTSYDNIYIRSNNGIHRFNPQTSTLTAISGSSGAAKNRMVVVNDKVFAFASSSILVLQDGNDAVIQTVDLGQTITGIIPSNDGKIWVSCSGSPSLIIRFDPDTYNIIDQHQISEISIGAGWGASPAISAKDDTLYFSNASFIIYRHVFSTNETTLMGDVRDWVAGVTVVYNNLAVHPTTGNVYFNSIKSYATYNTDSYISVFNFNKTEKLVNNYKGYTSFPAGIYFPENYN; this is encoded by the coding sequence ATGAAAAAATATCTATTGACATGCTTGGTATCTTTAATGGTCGTTCTGAACGGATGTTACAAAGATGACATTGATGATCTGAATGATAAATACGACAAACTTTCCGGAGAACAGCAGGCTTTACAGGAAGAACAACAGAGGCAGGCTGAGTTGCTGAAAAATTACCAGGCATTATTGAATGCCCTGAATCAAAAACTGACCGTAACAGGTTTTTCCGAAACAACTGAGGGGTACCTGATCACTTTTTCCGATGGAAGCACCATGGAGGTAAAACACGGTAATGTCGGGCAGGATGGAGTTGACGGTACAGATGGACAAAGTGGAATTGATGGAACTAATGGACAGGATGGCACATCTGCTCCTGTTATCACTTCCATCAAGCAAATAGGAAACCAACTGGTATTCTTTTTCAGTGATGGTTCCACCATACGTATTTCCATGTTTCCGACTGATTTCAGTAAAGGAACTTTTATTTTGAATGAAGGAAATATGTCCAATGAAACGGGTAAACTCACCTATATCGATCCTTACGGTGTGATTTATGACAGTGCGTATATAAAAGTAAACGGAAGCAAACTGGGAAATGTATGCCAGGATATGTTCATCTATAAAGATAAAATGTACATTATGTCCCAGAACGGGAAAAATGACGGGAGATTAGTTATTGCAGATGCCAAAACATTAAAAAAAGAACAAGGCTTTGATGCTGAAATCTCCGTTACATGGCCTACTCATGTTGCCGTGACTTCTTATGATAACATTTATATCCGTAGTAATAACGGGATCCACCGTTTTAACCCCCAGACATCGACATTGACAGCTATCAGCGGCTCTTCAGGAGCAGCCAAAAACAGGATGGTAGTTGTAAATGATAAGGTATTCGCATTTGCATCCAGTTCAATACTTGTACTACAGGATGGAAACGATGCTGTAATACAGACGGTTGACTTGGGACAAACTATTACAGGGATCATTCCTTCCAATGATGGTAAAATATGGGTTTCCTGTTCTGGTTCTCCATCCCTGATCATCAGGTTTGATCCGGATACTTACAATATTATCGATCAGCATCAGATTTCCGAAATCAGTATCGGAGCAGGATGGGGTGCTTCTCCGGCTATTTCGGCAAAAGATGACACCCTGTATTTCAGTAATGCTTCATTTATTATTTACAGGCATGTATTCTCAACCAACGAAACCACATTAATGGGAGATGTAAGGGATTGGGTTGCGGGTGTTACTGTTGTTTATAACAACCTTGCCGTGCATCCTACAACGGGAAATGTATATTTCAACAGTATCAAGTCGTATGCTACCTATAACACGGATAGTTACATCAGTGTCTTTAATTTCAATAAAACAGAAAAACTGGTGAATAATTATAAAGGCTATACAAGTTTTCCTGCAGGAATTTATTTCCCGGAAAATTATAATTAA
- a CDS encoding GNAT family N-acetyltransferase produces MKIAIHKTGNDYPYRLLLQADETRESINKYLFDSEVYVVRFPQEEEPAGVFCLYRVDESTVELKNIAVDEPYRGMGTGSRLIEEIAVIAAMNGYKEIIVGTGTEDCAPALIRFYERNGFHKSGLRENFFIDNFPEPIYENGVLLKDMQILSRIVE; encoded by the coding sequence ATGAAAATAGCAATACATAAAACAGGAAATGATTATCCCTATCGTCTGCTGTTGCAGGCTGATGAAACGAGGGAATCGATAAATAAATACCTTTTTGATTCGGAGGTTTATGTAGTACGGTTTCCACAGGAGGAGGAACCGGCCGGTGTGTTTTGCTTGTACCGGGTTGATGAAAGCACTGTTGAGTTGAAAAACATAGCGGTTGATGAGCCGTACCGGGGGATGGGCACTGGAAGCCGGCTGATTGAGGAGATTGCAGTGATTGCCGCGATGAACGGATACAAAGAGATTATTGTCGGCACCGGCACGGAAGATTGTGCGCCGGCACTGATTCGATTCTATGAGCGAAACGGTTTCCACAAATCGGGGCTGCGTGAGAATTTCTTTATTGACAATTTCCCTGAACCGATCTATGAAAACGGTGTTCTGCTCAAGGATATGCAAATACTGAGTAGGATTGTTGAGTGA